The Alnus glutinosa chromosome 8, dhAlnGlut1.1, whole genome shotgun sequence DNA segment agaacacactagattaaactcacatttcaagattttaactcaaaatctcaagaacacgAGTTTAGTATTTTACCTTAAAATGACAGGTGAAAATGTAGATCCGAGTCCAATGATCACGTTTGCGAAGATGAATTGAAGATCGGACTGTTGAATCTTCTTAGATTGCAATTTTTCTATGAGAAACCAAATGGACTTTTGGAGAAACTCTacccaatttctttttttcttttctttcggacagtatgaattgatattattttttagcTGAAGGGCCTTGTGGGCCCTTCTTTCCTAAAATATTAGgccacattttttattttttttattctcttaacttttcttttctgaatctttttttttccttttctattttattttattttattttctattttttattctattttctttttgtatttcttattttatttcctgtagactttaaaaattttctcttatattttaaatacacctgattaagtttaatcaattatttactaaaatttatactttaattattaaataatgttatAGACATTACAGTCTCACCTcctctttttgaatttttctcttttttattattgaaattttaCTTGCCCAGACAAAAAAAAGTACCTTCTCTACCACCGAACACCTTCGCATggttaaaagaaagaaagctttTTATATTTGAAGTTGTAAAGTTTATTTATTGCCTCAACTTGTGATTCACGACGAGATTAATTCGAATTTAGGTAATTCCACATTTCAATTTCTGGATATGTTAAAATTTAGATATGCTTAGGCCTgctttttttaaaggaaaaacaaaacatttgaGGGATCGAGAGGGATATTTATGTATGTTCTTGATGATATAGTTTAACTTCTCTAATTGATATGCAGGAATTGGGTTCAAGAGTGTCTTTCTGGTAACTGCTCAGCCATACATATTCAGCAATGGGTATCAGATTCGGTTCAACGAAGAGCCTTGCCCACATTGCAATCTTGGGTACATTGTGCCTGAATGGGTGGAGGAGAACCCAACTCTTTCTGACATAAAACAGATCTATGGTGCTGGAAATACTCTTCCAACGACAACAATTGTCTTACCTCTGAAGCCCGACAAGGTCCAACCTGTGAAGCAGCAGCTCTCCAGCATTCATCCTGAAGTTCTGTTGTTCCTTTCAAAGATAAAGCGGCTTTCTGTCAGGGAACATAATAAGGATTCTAGACTCACTACTGTCAGTGCAATAGCTATTACGAGTGAGATTGACTTTGTGACGAAGAAGGACATTGATGCTGAGTCCTACACGCTCCATCTCTCAGCCGAGGAAAAGGATAAGGGGTCCAACAAAGATTGCTGTTACTACATGTGGAAGCAGAAGTTTCCCGTCAGGCAAGAAAACAAAGAGGAAAGGAGAATGGAAGTAGAAGACTTGGTGATCACGTTGGCTTTTCCCTTTGATGAGCGTCTCAACAGTGGGATGAGCTCACCTGGGGTCTATGCATTTCTTCCAACAGAGATGGTCACTGACTTTCCCTTCATAATCCAGGCAGATTTTCTTCTTGCATCATCAAGGGAAACGATCCTCTCGGACAAGTGGAACAAAGGGATTCTTGACAATGTGCCCTCTGCTTTTATCAATGCTTTGGTCGCTCTTGTAATAAATTCAGAAAATGCTCCAGTATCTAGTTTGGCTCCCACGTTCAAGTTCATTCCTGTCAACAGCTCTTCTTATCAAGAGTTGAATATTGTGAGGGAGTCGATCAAAGCAAGGCTTGTCGAAGAAAATATTGTTCCAAGTGAGTCGTACACAAAGCAGAAGTCTTTTCATAAACCTCGCGAAGTCAGTAGGCTTATGCCTGCTTTTTGGAAGATATTGGAGAAGGCAAAGAATGCAGGGGTGAGCTTGCTCGATCTCTCATCACAtgaaaattgtattattttgagcTCTGCATTTGATAGAGAGGAGTATGATCACGTATTGAATTTCTTGGGAGTGGAACCAGTCAACAACAACTGGTATGTGAAGTGCCTCGGGAGTTGTAATCTCGTTGCAGGAGTGTCAGAGGAGCTGTATCTAGAGATTTTACTATTTGTTGCTGATAATTGGACGTCCAAATTTGGCTGCACCGACATCAGGGATATACCACTTATAAAATATGTGGATCTTGATGGGGATGTGTCTTTGTGCAGCGTAAATGAATGCACACCTGGGAACTGGCAGAGGGTGGTTTCCCTATCAGAACAGTATCATCTGGCGTCATGGCTGATTGAATCCAACAGGGAATTCAGATGTGCGGGCAATTGTTTTTTTGTGCCAAAGAGCACACAAGAAGCTATCACCTCCTTCTCTAAGAGGTTGACGGTGTTGGAATGGCTTCAAGCTCATGTGAAGATTAGTGTTGTTAAAGTATATGACTATGCCGTTCACCTTATTAATTCTTTCAATAGTGACCGGAAGCTTGTTGTTGCCTTTGTCCACTTCTTATATCACTCTCTCGGGAAGAAGTATCTTTCAAAAGGCGAAGTGGATGATTTGTGTGGTATTATGCCCCTCGTAGATGACTATGGGAATCTAAGCACACAAAGGGAAGGGGTTCTTGTCCCTGCTAACGTAAGCAAATGGGTGGAATTGGTTGGTTCAAATCCATGGAGAGGGGAAGGCTACATTGTGCTAGCAGAAAACTACTTGCATCCAGTTCGTTTTGCAGGTGAATCTACTTCTGGAGAACAGCTCTTAAAGTTCCTTGAAACTCATGTTAAAGCTTCTGACATCCCCTATATATCTCCTCCCAATTCTGCAATACCTGCTGTTTCTGCTCCACTTACCAATGAAAATGCATTCTTCTTGTTGGATTGGATTCGAAACCTGAAACAGAGTCGAACTTCCATTCCAGAGAAGTTCTTGAAATGCATAAAGGAAGGTAGCTGGCTTAAAATTACTGCCAATGGTTATTCTGGTTACAGGCCACCATCTCAGTCATTCGTGCTTTCCTCTTCGTTGGGAAACATTTTGCAGAATGGATCAGTGCTCGTTGATATTCCATTGATCGATCAAAGTTTTTATGGAGATAGAATAAATGAGTATGAGGAGGAGCTCAAGACAATTGGAGTCATGTTTCAGTACGAGGAAGCATGTAAATACATTGGGAAGCATCTTATGTCTCTTGCAGATTCCTCCACTTTGACTAGAGGCCACGTGCTTTCTGTACTAAATTTCATCAGATTCTTGCGGGAAAAATATCTTCCTCTAGAGGAATTCATCAACAGtgtcaaagaaaaaagatggcTAAGGACAAAATGTGGTGAAAGGTTTCCAATTGGATCTGTTTTGTTTCATGATGAATGGAAAATTGCATCACAAATCAGTGACATCCCCTTCATTGATACAGATTACTATGGGGAGGAAATCCTTGCTTTTAAAGAGGAACTCAAGTTGCTTGGTGTGTTAATTGGATTCTGTCAAAGTTACAACCTCGTTGTAGACAACTTAAAATCATCTTCACGCCTGACTTGCCTGACAGCTGAGGCTGTTCTTTTGATCCTGGAATGTGTACATCATTTAAGATCATCTCACAAACTCATTGAGGCATTGAAAGGTGTGAAATGCTTCAAGACAAATATCGGTTACAATTCTCCAGGAGAATGCTTCTTGTTTGACTCACAATGGGGTTGCATCCTACAGGTTTTCAGTTGTTTTCCATTGATTGATAGTGGTTTTTATGGAAGCAGCATCTTCTCTTACAAAAACGAGTTGAAGCAAATAGGGGTGAAGGTGGATTTTGAGGAGGCGGTCCAAGTATTTGCTCAAAGTTTCAAGGAGCAAGCACCTTccatgagaaaagaaaatgctttgTCTTTCTTGTCATGTCACAGACAGCTAAAGGACACTCAATATAAGTTTCCTTCAGATCTTAAGAAATACAGACGTGAGGAGAAGTGGTTGCGGACTCGGCTAGGTGATTATAGATCTCCAAGcaattgtattttgtttggGTCAGATTGGCAATCAATTTCTCCAATTACTCTCCTCCCTTTCATAGATGATAGTGACAACTATTATGGGGAGGACATTCATGAATACAAGAAAGAGCTGAAGAAGATGGGGGTTATTGTTGATATCAAAGATGGTGCGAAGTTCGTAGCTTCTTGTCTTTATTTCCCCCAAGATCCCTCCCACATAACTCCTGGAAATATTCTTACATTGCTCGAATGCATTCGCATTTTATTGCAAGATGAGAATTATTCCTTTCCGGACAATTTCTGGAAAAATGTTTCCCAAAAATGGTTGAAGACCCATATTGGTCATAGGACTCCAGACGAGTGTTTATTGTTCGATTCCAGTTGGGGTTCTTATTTGAAGCAGACTGATGGACCTTTTGTACATGAAGGTTTTTATGGTTCTGGTATTACGTCTTACAAAGAAGAACTCAATGCAATAGGGGTTATTGTTGATGTGGAAAAAGGATGCCCATTGATTGCCAGCCACCTTGATTTCCAACTTGAATTTCCTAATATAGTTCGAATATATAACTACTTGAGTGAGTTTAATTGGGAGCCAGACAATGAAGCTGCcaaaaggatttggattccaaGTGAAAGTCAGAGTCAGAGTGGAAAGTGGGTGAGCCCCGGAGAATGTGTTTTGCATGACATGGATGGTCTCTTCAATTTGCAGCTGCAGGTTTTGGAGAAACACTATGAGCAAAAGTTACTTAGCTTTTTCTCCAATGCTTTCCATGTTAGACACAATCCTTCAGTTGATGATTACTGCAAGCTTTGGAAGGTTTGGGAAAGTTCAGGACAACCATTGTCTCATGCTGACTGTTGTAAGTTCTGGGTGTATGTTTCGGAGAACTGGAGTGAAGAAACTGAGGAAACTCTGACTGGTAGCTTGGTGAAATTACCTGTTGGTTCAGGCTCAGATGGAATTGTGCTGTTTAACAAGCATGATGCATTCATTGCTGACAATCTCCAACTGGAGGATCTTTTTGAGCAGTTTTCTCCT contains these protein-coding regions:
- the LOC133874515 gene encoding uncharacterized protein LOC133874515 is translated as MEKAREHIEEIRKKKFSIGGEENPLTEDLHQAVKNLSAELYAKDVHFLMELIQNAEDNDYLEDHPPSLEFVITSEDITATGAPVTLLIFNNEKGFSPKNIDSICSVGRSTKKGNRKRGYIGEKGIGFKSVFLVTAQPYIFSNGYQIRFNEEPCPHCNLGYIVPEWVEENPTLSDIKQIYGAGNTLPTTTIVLPLKPDKVQPVKQQLSSIHPEVLLFLSKIKRLSVREHNKDSRLTTVSAIAITSEIDFVTKKDIDAESYTLHLSAEEKDKGSNKDCCYYMWKQKFPVRQENKEERRMEVEDLVITLAFPFDERLNSGMSSPGVYAFLPTEMVTDFPFIIQADFLLASSRETILSDKWNKGILDNVPSAFINALVALVINSENAPVSSLAPTFKFIPVNSSSYQELNIVRESIKARLVEENIVPSESYTKQKSFHKPREVSRLMPAFWKILEKAKNAGVSLLDLSSHENCIILSSAFDREEYDHVLNFLGVEPVNNNWYVKCLGSCNLVAGVSEELYLEILLFVADNWTSKFGCTDIRDIPLIKYVDLDGDVSLCSVNECTPGNWQRVVSLSEQYHLASWLIESNREFRCAGNCFFVPKSTQEAITSFSKRLTVLEWLQAHVKISVVKVYDYAVHLINSFNSDRKLVVAFVHFLYHSLGKKYLSKGEVDDLCGIMPLVDDYGNLSTQREGVLVPANVSKWVELVGSNPWRGEGYIVLAENYLHPVRFAGESTSGEQLLKFLETHVKASDIPYISPPNSAIPAVSAPLTNENAFFLLDWIRNLKQSRTSIPEKFLKCIKEGSWLKITANGYSGYRPPSQSFVLSSSLGNILQNGSVLVDIPLIDQSFYGDRINEYEEELKTIGVMFQYEEACKYIGKHLMSLADSSTLTRGHVLSVLNFIRFLREKYLPLEEFINSVKEKRWLRTKCGERFPIGSVLFHDEWKIASQISDIPFIDTDYYGEEILAFKEELKLLGVLIGFCQSYNLVVDNLKSSSRLTCLTAEAVLLILECVHHLRSSHKLIEALKGVKCFKTNIGYNSPGECFLFDSQWGCILQVFSCFPLIDSGFYGSSIFSYKNELKQIGVKVDFEEAVQVFAQSFKEQAPSMRKENALSFLSCHRQLKDTQYKFPSDLKKYRREEKWLRTRLGDYRSPSNCILFGSDWQSISPITLLPFIDDSDNYYGEDIHEYKKELKKMGVIVDIKDGAKFVASCLYFPQDPSHITPGNILTLLECIRILLQDENYSFPDNFWKNVSQKWLKTHIGHRTPDECLLFDSSWGSYLKQTDGPFVHEGFYGSGITSYKEELNAIGVIVDVEKGCPLIASHLDFQLEFPNIVRIYNYLSEFNWEPDNEAAKRIWIPSESQSQSGKWVSPGECVLHDMDGLFNLQLQVLEKHYEQKLLSFFSNAFHVRHNPSVDDYCKLWKVWESSGQPLSHADCCKFWVYVSENWSEETEETLTGSLVKLPVGSGSDGIVLFNKHDAFIADNLQLEDLFEQFSPQPIFVWYPRQSLPSLPRTKLLEIYRKIGIRTISESVQKEESSSLDIAHLNEVNPKEILVKKGLVRLILGFLAGPTMKMEVERRHEAIKGLLNITFLESVEPITVNYNLSLSSGEFVKAEASRVILWDRESSKFVAQKLDRSGGYKNIIEYATYFSEAISEGLLWENIDHIEALSELIKLGFTLEFNEAAVEFLMKSKNLQIFMEDEEFIASTFPSD